One genomic region from Halococcus qingdaonensis encodes:
- a CDS encoding ATP-dependent DNA helicase — protein sequence MDPARLTAEFPAPSYRGNQQRALGKIGEALESDNDVVLVRAPTGSGKSLLARAIAGCARQPDEADPQDAIGAYYTTPQVSQLDDVAADPLLSDLQVIRGKRNYSCLLPGETDTPVDRAPCARESGFDCSIRHRCPYFSDRAIASNRSIAAMTLAYFMQTAGSESFGQRDVVVIDEAHGLAEWAEMYATIDLHPSTVPVWDEVTIPEIDGPEAAARFADRLVDVCTRRKDTLVGADELSIAEVTERDRLQELISNLKWFVSDYRDPASASTWVVDSAGEGSPVTIKPLAPERYLTHTVWERGNTFALLSATILDKEGFCRGVGLDPDRTALVDISHTFPVENRPLYDVTQGKMTYEHRDDTIPEVARLLVRLLAKHDDEKGIVHAHSYAIAERLADRLREFGADGRIRTHDSDDRDAQLSSWLATDDPELFVSVKMEEALDLAGDRARWQVLCKAPYPNTRDSRVARRLEEGQWGWYYRTALKTVIQACGRVVRSPDDFGRTYLADSSLLDLFGRSRGAMPDWFAAQVDRISSPQLPAFDPDAASAGSADSSGGGDSHRSGRQSGRSNPDDHPLADVWGTD from the coding sequence GTGGACCCCGCGCGCCTCACCGCCGAGTTTCCCGCTCCCTCCTATCGCGGCAACCAGCAGCGAGCGCTTGGGAAGATCGGTGAGGCGCTCGAATCGGACAACGACGTCGTGCTCGTGCGCGCGCCCACAGGGTCGGGGAAATCGCTGCTCGCCCGTGCCATCGCCGGCTGTGCGCGCCAGCCCGACGAGGCCGATCCCCAGGACGCCATCGGCGCGTACTACACCACCCCGCAGGTCTCCCAGCTCGACGACGTCGCCGCCGACCCGCTCCTCTCGGATCTGCAGGTCATCCGTGGCAAGCGCAACTACAGCTGTCTCCTGCCCGGCGAGACCGACACCCCCGTCGATCGCGCGCCGTGCGCCCGCGAGAGCGGCTTCGACTGCTCGATCCGCCATCGCTGTCCGTACTTCTCCGATCGCGCTATCGCCTCGAACCGCTCGATCGCGGCGATGACGCTCGCCTACTTCATGCAGACCGCCGGCTCCGAGTCCTTCGGCCAGCGCGACGTCGTCGTGATCGACGAGGCCCACGGGCTCGCCGAGTGGGCCGAGATGTACGCGACGATCGATCTCCACCCGTCGACGGTCCCGGTCTGGGACGAGGTTACCATCCCCGAGATCGACGGTCCCGAGGCGGCTGCACGGTTCGCCGACCGACTCGTCGACGTCTGCACGCGCCGGAAAGACACTCTCGTGGGGGCCGACGAGCTCTCGATCGCCGAAGTCACCGAGCGCGATCGCCTGCAGGAGCTCATCTCCAATCTGAAGTGGTTCGTCTCGGACTACCGCGATCCGGCGAGCGCGAGCACGTGGGTCGTTGACAGCGCGGGCGAGGGAAGCCCAGTGACGATCAAGCCGCTCGCGCCGGAGCGATATCTCACCCACACCGTCTGGGAGCGCGGCAACACGTTCGCCCTGCTGTCGGCGACGATCCTCGACAAAGAAGGGTTCTGTCGTGGCGTGGGTCTCGATCCCGACAGGACTGCGCTGGTGGACATCTCCCACACGTTTCCGGTCGAGAACCGTCCGCTGTACGACGTGACCCAGGGGAAGATGACCTACGAGCACCGCGACGACACGATCCCGGAAGTCGCCCGGCTGCTCGTTCGACTGCTGGCGAAACACGACGACGAGAAGGGGATCGTCCACGCCCACTCCTACGCGATCGCCGAGCGCCTCGCCGACCGACTTCGGGAGTTCGGGGCCGATGGGCGCATCAGAACGCACGACAGCGACGACAGAGACGCACAGCTGAGTTCGTGGCTCGCGACGGACGATCCCGAACTGTTCGTCTCGGTGAAGATGGAGGAGGCGCTCGATCTGGCCGGCGACCGCGCGCGCTGGCAGGTGCTCTGCAAGGCTCCGTATCCGAACACGCGCGATTCGCGCGTCGCCCGCCGGCTCGAAGAGGGCCAGTGGGGCTGGTACTACCGCACGGCACTCAAGACCGTCATCCAGGCCTGTGGCCGCGTCGTGCGCTCGCCCGACGATTTCGGGCGGACGTATCTCGCCGATTCGAGTCTGCTCGATCTGTTCGGGCGCTCGCGCGGTGCGATGCCCGACTGGTTCGCCGCCCAGGTCGATCGGATAAGCAGTCCACAGCTACCGGCGTTCGATCCGGATGCGGCGAGTGCCGGCAGCGCCGATTCCAGCGGCGGTGGCGATTCACATCGATCGGGACGACAGAGCGGCCGAT
- a CDS encoding DUF7561 family protein, translating to MATEPCDGCGRSVQIAGGVANLWTFGGDESGGLTLEFTDDSEHFLCYDCIDRLPDNPRADDVAALDEQA from the coding sequence ATGGCCACCGAGCCGTGTGACGGCTGTGGGCGGTCGGTGCAGATCGCCGGCGGCGTCGCCAACCTCTGGACGTTCGGCGGCGACGAGAGCGGCGGCCTCACGCTCGAGTTTACCGACGACTCGGAGCATTTCCTCTGTTACGACTGTATCGATCGACTTCCGGACAATCCACGGGCTGACGATGTCGCGGCGCTCGACGAGCAGGCATAG
- a CDS encoding NAD(P)H-binding protein, translating to MRVLVTGATGFVGSRLVPALLAADHEVVVLTRDADGYDGPAEDVREGDILDAGSFEGALDGIEAAYYLIHSMGSGTDFAARDRKAAHNFQRAASGAGVSRVIYLGGLGETRERLSKHLQSRREVEAILEKGSFDLTTLRAAIIIGDGSSSFAMVEQLVHRLPVMVTPTWVRTECQPIAIADVVSYLVGVLDIPETADDTYEIGGPEVLSYQQLLRRTATVAGRSLHIVPVPVLSPQLSAYWVDLVTSVPKSVAHPLILGLKNRVVVTDTRIEELLPIERTEFETAVERALGVAAEPAPERPAERARAD from the coding sequence ATGCGCGTTCTGGTCACCGGTGCGACGGGTTTCGTCGGCAGTCGGCTCGTGCCCGCACTCCTCGCGGCGGATCACGAGGTGGTCGTGCTCACCCGCGATGCCGACGGCTACGACGGGCCGGCCGAGGACGTCCGCGAGGGCGACATCCTCGATGCGGGGAGCTTCGAGGGCGCTCTCGACGGGATCGAAGCGGCCTACTACCTCATCCACTCGATGGGTTCGGGCACCGACTTCGCCGCGCGCGATCGGAAGGCAGCGCACAACTTCCAGCGCGCGGCGAGCGGGGCCGGCGTCTCCCGGGTGATCTATCTCGGCGGGCTCGGCGAGACGCGCGAGCGGCTCTCGAAACACCTCCAGTCGCGCCGCGAGGTCGAGGCGATCCTCGAGAAGGGGTCGTTCGATCTCACGACGCTCCGGGCGGCGATCATCATCGGCGACGGCTCGTCGAGTTTCGCGATGGTCGAACAGCTCGTCCACCGCCTGCCCGTGATGGTCACGCCGACCTGGGTCCGTACCGAGTGCCAGCCGATCGCCATCGCCGACGTCGTGAGCTACCTCGTCGGCGTTCTCGACATCCCCGAGACGGCTGACGACACCTACGAGATCGGCGGCCCGGAGGTGCTCAGCTACCAGCAGCTGCTCCGGCGCACGGCCACGGTCGCGGGACGATCGCTCCACATCGTCCCGGTGCCGGTGCTCTCGCCGCAGCTCTCGGCCTACTGGGTCGATCTCGTCACCAGCGTCCCGAAATCGGTCGCTCACCCGCTGATTTTGGGGCTGAAAAACCGCGTCGTCGTCACCGACACACGTATCGAGGAGCTGCTGCCGATCGAGCGCACGGAGTTCGAGACGGCCGTCGAGCGGGCGCTCGGCGTCGCAGCCGAGCCCGCGCCCGAACGCCCCGCCGAACGCGCGCGGGCGGACTGA
- a CDS encoding DUF7530 family protein, translated as MSGPEFGETWTYESIVGALPGIEVSTTLALTIQLGVFEVGVIVLAWYYDLWNVALAGSAAVFVAGIGSIEMVRVARRIRSVEMPGAYRRLLFGSNMEVVLAVLAFCAMLTYLFVPNPASGRAPFLDRLLGPNPPVLVVYFLLMVLWDVCYRIGTGWWATVTAVWRSYRYVFDDETARTLLRADVETIAFGLVQLLLVPFVLDYPVLRAVLLAHVSAVIVVTSVSLWLLWRSGEGDAGATAI; from the coding sequence ATGAGCGGCCCCGAGTTCGGCGAGACGTGGACCTACGAGAGTATCGTCGGCGCGCTCCCCGGCATCGAGGTCTCGACGACGCTCGCGCTCACGATCCAGCTCGGCGTCTTCGAGGTGGGCGTGATCGTGCTCGCCTGGTACTACGACCTCTGGAACGTCGCGCTCGCGGGGAGCGCCGCCGTCTTCGTCGCCGGCATCGGCTCGATCGAGATGGTCCGCGTCGCCCGGCGTATCCGCAGCGTCGAGATGCCGGGAGCCTATCGCCGACTGCTGTTCGGCTCGAACATGGAGGTCGTGTTGGCGGTACTGGCTTTCTGCGCGATGCTCACCTATCTGTTCGTGCCGAATCCCGCGAGCGGCCGCGCGCCGTTTCTCGATCGGCTTCTCGGGCCGAACCCACCGGTCCTGGTCGTCTACTTCCTGCTCATGGTGCTCTGGGACGTCTGCTATCGCATCGGTACGGGCTGGTGGGCGACGGTGACGGCCGTCTGGCGCTCCTACCGGTACGTCTTCGACGACGAGACCGCACGAACGTTACTGCGGGCCGACGTCGAGACGATCGCGTTCGGCCTCGTCCAGCTCCTGCTCGTGCCGTTCGTGCTCGACTACCCCGTCCTCCGTGCCGTGTTGCTCGCACACGTCTCGGCGGTGATCGTTGTGACGAGCGTCTCGCTGTGGTTGTTGTGGCGAAGCGGGGAGGGCGATGCGGGCGCTACTGCGATTTGA
- a CDS encoding DUF5786 family protein, with product MGTYDAAEHQRREEKASAVDASSDDERSDYEGTVEYDVADADTEDLLAQFREIKSQ from the coding sequence ATGGGTACCTATGACGCGGCCGAACACCAGCGCCGCGAGGAGAAAGCCAGCGCGGTCGATGCGAGTAGCGACGACGAGCGCAGCGACTACGAGGGAACCGTCGAGTACGACGTCGCGGATGCCGATACCGAGGACCTCCTCGCACAGTTTCGCGAGATCAAATCGCAGTAG
- a CDS encoding DUF5784 family protein, giving the protein MAGPLRFRRSHDQWDRARLRRDLYEPLNASIGAQLTTPWFKPPHGYTGRRLEMDNGDRALFVWDDDAFWLGNTQTPEALWRTEKYDFTEVPYPVSRWAQRELLAELELQDPWLARYEHLSWFFLPVFFSKDGRESTRTFFADHAAGFPDADRDAALGFYERFLSTGVLDDYRYTMAAKLGTSERLDRTRMSATMAEFNAAKLLTDAGYAVRPEIELDSGYALDFRATRDGESTLVEVTRPSRPTGRAADTPAAAARETALSKTDGQLAAHPETVLFVDCSSFRDDEWAALTGERSGVGYRPAVVFRARPDGSIAGYCDGEEPLDLAAAGIDP; this is encoded by the coding sequence GTGGCCGGACCGCTCCGTTTCCGTCGTTCCCACGACCAGTGGGATCGCGCACGTCTCCGTCGTGACCTCTACGAACCGCTCAACGCGTCGATCGGTGCGCAGCTCACCACCCCCTGGTTCAAACCGCCGCATGGTTACACCGGTCGCCGACTCGAAATGGACAACGGCGACCGCGCGCTCTTCGTCTGGGACGACGACGCCTTCTGGCTCGGCAACACCCAGACCCCGGAAGCGCTCTGGCGCACCGAGAAGTACGATTTCACGGAAGTTCCCTACCCGGTTTCGCGCTGGGCACAGCGCGAACTGCTCGCCGAACTGGAGCTGCAGGACCCGTGGCTCGCCCGGTACGAACACCTCTCGTGGTTCTTCCTCCCGGTGTTCTTCTCGAAGGACGGCCGCGAAAGCACGCGCACCTTCTTCGCCGATCACGCCGCGGGCTTTCCCGACGCCGACCGCGACGCGGCGCTCGGCTTCTACGAACGGTTCCTCTCGACGGGTGTGCTCGACGACTACCGCTACACGATGGCCGCGAAACTCGGCACCAGCGAACGCCTCGATCGAACCCGCATGAGCGCGACGATGGCCGAGTTCAACGCCGCGAAACTGCTCACCGACGCCGGTTACGCCGTCCGTCCGGAGATCGAACTGGACTCGGGCTACGCGCTCGACTTCCGGGCGACGAGAGATGGCGAGAGCACGCTCGTCGAAGTCACGCGACCGAGCCGCCCGACCGGCCGTGCCGCCGACACGCCGGCGGCGGCCGCCCGCGAGACGGCGCTCTCGAAAACCGACGGCCAGCTCGCCGCCCATCCCGAGACGGTGCTGTTCGTCGACTGTAGCTCCTTTCGCGACGACGAATGGGCCGCCCTCACGGGCGAACGGTCGGGCGTCGGCTACCGTCCGGCGGTCGTCTTCCGCGCACGGCCGGACGGCTCCATCGCGGGCTATTGCGATGGAGAAGAGCCGCTCGATCTCGCTGCGGCCGGCATCGATCCGTAA
- a CDS encoding DUF5789 family protein — MQFMTDVDERLDAHSYPVTTDELITAYGDLEISLPSGSETFGDALSRVEPMTFESAEEARLTTYSAVGEGAIGRKNYSDRDPTALGVEGHEPVSL, encoded by the coding sequence ATGCAGTTCATGACGGACGTCGACGAGCGGCTCGATGCGCACAGCTACCCGGTCACGACGGACGAACTCATCACGGCCTACGGCGACCTCGAAATCTCGTTGCCGAGCGGCTCCGAGACCTTCGGCGACGCGCTCTCCCGGGTGGAGCCGATGACCTTCGAGTCCGCCGAGGAAGCGCGGCTCACCACCTACAGCGCGGTCGGCGAGGGGGCGATCGGTCGCAAGAACTACTCCGATCGCGACCCGACGGCGCTCGGCGTCGAGGGCCACGAGCCGGTCTCGCTGTGA